The proteins below are encoded in one region of Passer domesticus isolate bPasDom1 chromosome 22, bPasDom1.hap1, whole genome shotgun sequence:
- the LRRC47 gene encoding leucine-rich repeat-containing protein 47, producing the protein MAAAGPWPELEAAARERRRELSLAGAAVAERVAAGGGRLPEALLALPLLQSLELSGCAALRELGPGVAASLPALHTLVLSRNALGPAGLGAGLGGPLPALRLLDLSGNGLEALPAALGGTGGGAGDAAPAFPQLRSLNLSANRLRELGPGLARAAPQLQELLLSGNRLRALPGGLLPPDGPPAPFPLLSRLDAADNEVAELGADIAALPALKSLDVANNQLRELPAALADCPRLKEANFRGNQLRDKRLEKMVNGCQTKAILEYLRAGGRGKGKAESGREDVRKKKREKQQKKDGGDVEQDEVEEASKLLVKVLHVSENPAPLVVKVSPGVKDVRAFIVCCVLKGVNLKPGNALKRFLTVQTKLHEDICEKRTVATIATHDLQLVKAPLTYDVQPPDELKIMPLGRKEIKAKDLLRQLQLEAEEQRKQKKRQNVSGLHKYLQLLDGKDSYPCLVDAEGAVISFPPITNSEKTKIRKETRDLFLEVTSDTSLQICKDVMDTLILKIAELNRSALESKEGSGSDMESDAPCGAGNLNLPLVLEQVRVVDTDGNLKVLYPSKTDLATVSSLLTVIR; encoded by the exons atggcggcggcggggccgtggCCGGAGCTGGAGGCGGCGgcgcgggagcggcggcgggagcTGTCGCTGGCGGGCGCGGCGGTGGCCGAGCGGgtggcggcgggcggcgggcggctgCCGGAGGCGCTGCtggcgctgccgctgctgcagtcGCTGGAGCTGAGCGGCTGCGCGGCGCTGCGGGAGCTCGGCCCGGGCGTGGCGGCCTCGCTGCCCGCGCTGCACACGCTGGTGCTGAGCCGCAACGCGCTgggcccggccgggctgggCGCGGGGCTGGGCGGGCCCCTGCCCGCGCTCCGCCTGCTCGACCTGTCCGGGAACGGGCTGGAGGCGCTGCCCGCCGCGCTCGGCGGCacgggcggcggcgcgggggaCGCGGCCCCGGCCTTCCCGCAGCTGCGCAGCCTCAACCTGAGCGCGAACCGGCTGCGGGAGCTGGGCCCGGGGCTCGCCCGCGCCGCgccgcagctgcaggagctgctgctgtccgGGAACCGGCTGCGGGCGCTGCCCGGAGGGCTCCTGCCCCCCGACGGGCCGCCCGCGCCCTTCCCGCTGCTCAGCCGGCTGGACGCGGCCGACAACGAGGTGGCGGAGCTGGGCGCGGACATcgcggcgctgccggcgctCAAG agcctggacGTGGCCAACAACCAGCTGCGGGAGCTGCCCGCCGCGCTGGCCGACTGCCCCCGCCTGAAGGAGGCCAACTTCAGGGGCAACCAGCTGCGGGACAAGCGGCTGGAGAAGATGGTCAATGGGTGCCAGACGAAGGCCATTCTGGAGTACCTACGGGCCGGCGGCCGTGGGAAGGGGAAGGCTGAGAGTGGCAGAGAGGACGTCAGGAAGAAGAagagggagaagcagcagaagaAGGACGGCGGGGACGTGGAGCAGGATGAGGTGGAAGAGGCGAGCAAGCTGCTGGTGAAGGTTCTGCACGTCTCTGAGAACCCAGCGCCTTTGGTGGTCAAAGTGAGCCCGGGTGTCAAAGATGTGCGAGCCTTCATCGtgtgctgtgtgctgaaagGAGTGAACTTAAAGCCGGGAAACGCTCTCAAGAGGTTCCTGACCGTGCAG ACCAAGCTGCACGAGGACATCTGTGAGAAGCGCACAGTGGCCACCATTGCCACCCACGACTTGCAGCTGGTCAAAGCTCCTCTGACATATGATGTTCAGCCTCCTGACGAGCTCAAG ATCATGCCCCTGGGTCGGAAGGAGATCAAGGCAAAGGACCTGCtccggcagctgcagctggaggctgaggAGCAGCGGAAGCAGAAGAAGCGTCAGAACGTCTCTGGGCTGCACAA gtacctgcagctcctggatggCAAAGACAGCTACCCGTGCCTGGTGGATGCTGAAGGTGCTGTGATTTCCTTCCCACCAATAACCAACAGTGAGAAAACAAAG ATTAGAAAAGAGACCCGGGACCTGTTTCTGGAAGTGACAAGTGATACCAGTTTACAGATCTGCAAAGATGTGATGGACACCCTTATCCTG AAAATTGCAGAGCTGAACAGATCTGCCTTGGAGAGCAAGGAAGGCTCTGGTTCAGATATGGAATCGGATGCTCCCTGTGGAGCAGGGAATTTGAACCTGCCCTtggtgctggagcaggtccGAGTGGTGGACACGGACGGGAACTTGAAAGTACTTTATCCTTCAAAAACAGACCTGGCCACagtttcctctctgctgacTGTGATCCGTTAG
- the CEP104 gene encoding centrosomal protein of 104 kDa — protein MPHKIGFTVVSSSGHEDGFSARELMVHAPTVNGWRSPRLCQYPQEITLQLVERCRIRKLQLLAHQYMIASKIEFYISESLPEYFAPYQSERFQRLGYVPLSDNEKTDFRARELKSVYMDAVGQYLKLIFHKNYVNKYNLYGQVALVAVNIIGDPADYGIDSMSSPSREMLIDHYLGIKLDDPALDGTYIGKRDSISPLDDLAFDMYQDPEVAQIIRRLDEKKREAVHLECYDHAKKLKQAIADLQKVGERLGRYEVEKRYAVEKEDYDLAKKKKEQMDEYRLKVYQQLELHDLLDAQLLIQKPPELPLGSVSGTESPQSCPPEPADPPQGEPLRAEPVLEEQLVDPLCSEPVAPYQSPLSPRTQPTTSKEVFSKENVEILPYDERPLPTTCKQVDAAVACVEPEVTEEDVGDTPRTGNAGEPQPTQKALREASPVVEVFGETLVLEAYSRTWSCREDALLTVYKKLMEVSVDTPKEDLRDMLRAAVFLARRAIKDTVSSVFQASLKLLKMIVTQYIPKHKLGKLETSHCVEATLPHLLSRTGDSSSRLRLLASTLIQEMALCPEVKSLQIIPVHLLKTLKPNSPTHLAMSRVELVESLLGAMGTENSGFTVNNVMKFATGALEHRAHEVREVVLRIIFAMYREHRAAVLEYFPLDDAGARRTVRYKTLFEGFAKIDGKSSEGQVRVQRKAAAEAEKQTQDVMQILKGYPAALKLELQAEVEAEEEKESYFQKTENQGYQVYEATAAEIQEELSSVANYLDNLCIFCGERNETFTEEGLDLHYWKHCPMLTRCEHCKQMLEICSLTEHLLTDCDKRGSFGRCPRCREAVPRDELPKHIKSRICNPAKPEHVANHCPLCHENFPPGEEAWRYHLMNRDGCKMNQRRTSLLNKTILVQPAKVVGHYLRRPGPSGAKFQSPSIGGKIRTRGGSNKNAGKTYSKR, from the exons atGCCACACAAGATCGGTTTCACGGTGGTCAGCTCGTCGGGACACGAGGATGGGTTCAGTGCTCGGGAGCTGATGGTTCATGCGCCGACAGTGAACGGGTGGCGCTCGCCCAG GCTCTGCCAGTACCCCCAGGAGATCACCCTGCAGCTGGTGGAGAGGTGTCGGATCCGGAAGCTGCAGCTGCTCGCTCACCAGTACATGATTGCGAGCAAAATTGAGTTCTACATCAGTGAAAGCCTGCCTGAATACTTTGCTCCCTATCAGTCAGAGAGGTTTCAGAGACTTGG TTATGTCCCGCTCTCAGACAATGAGAAGACTGATTTCAGAGCTCGAGAGTTGAAATCTGTGTACATGGATGCAGTTGGCCAGTACCTGAAGCTGATTTTCCATAAAAATTATGTCAATAAATACAACTTGTATGGCCAG GTTGCCCTGGTAGCTGTGAACATCATTGGGGATCCAGCAGACTATGGCATTGACAGCATGAGCAGT CCTTCCAGAGAGATGCTGATAGATCACTACTTGGGAATTAAATTGGATGACCCTGCCTTAGATGGAACTTACATTGG GAAACGTGACTCCATTTCCCCTCTGGATGATTTGGCCTTTGACATGTACCAGGACCCAGAAGTGGCTCAGATAATCCGGAGGCTGGATGAGAAGAAGAGGGAAGCTGTGCATCTCGAGTGCTATGACCACGCCAAGAAGCTCAAACAGGCCATTGCAGACTTGCAGAAG GTGGGCGAGCGGCTCGGCCGGTACGAGGTGGAGAAGCGTTACGCGGTAGAGAAGGAGGATTATGACCTtgccaagaagaagaaggagcagaTGGATGAGTACAGGCTGAAGGTGtaccagcagctggagctgcacgACCTCCTGGATGCACAGCTGCTG ATCCAAAAGCCACCTGAGTTGCCTTTGGGATCTGTGAGTGGCACTGagagcccccagagctgccctccTGAGCCTGCAGACCCACCCCAAGGAGAGCCCCTGAGGGCAGAGCCTGTGCTGGAAGAGCAGTTGGTGGATCCCCTTTGTTCTGAGCCTGTTGCTCCCTACCAGTCCCCTCTTTCTCCTCGGACTCAGCCCACAACCTCCAAGGAAGtgttttccaaggaaaat GTTGAAATTTTACCTTATGATGAGAGACCTCTCCCAACTACCTGCAAGCAGGTGGATGCAGCTGTTGCCTGTGTTGAGCCAGAGGTGACTGAGGAGGATGTGGGTGATACTCCAAGGACTGGCAATGCTGGGGAGCCACAACCCACACAGAAGGCACTGAGGGAAGCCAGCCCTGTTGTGGAAGTTTTTGGAGAGACTTTG GTTTTAGAAGCATATTCCAGAACTTGGTCATGTCGAGAAGATGCTTTACTGACTGTGTACAAGAAGCTGATGGAAGTGTCAGTGGACACTCCAAAGGAGGATTTAAGGGACATGCTGAGGGCTGCTGTTTTCCTTGCGAGGAGGGCCATCAAAGACACTGTATCTTCA GTTTTTCAGGCTTCCCTGAAACTTTTGAAAATGATAGTTACCCAGTATATACCAAAACACAAACTGGGGAAGCTAGAAACTTCTCATTGTGTGGAAGCAACCCTGCCACATTTGCTTTCCAGAACAGGAGACTCTTCGTCCCGCCTTCGTCTTCTGGCTTCAACCCTCATCCAG GAAATGGCACTGTGCCCTGAAGTAAAATCTCTCCAGATTATTCCAGTGCACCTGCTTAAAACATTAAAACCAAACTCCCCAACACACCTGGCAATGAGTCGTGTGGAACTGGTGGAATCTCTCTTGGGAGCCATGGGGACTGAAAACTCTGGGTTTACTGTCAACAATGTCATGAAG TTTGCCACGGGAGCTCTGGAGCACAGGGCTCATGAGGTGCGTGAGGTGGTGCTGAGGATCATCTTTGCCATGTacagggagcacagggcagctgtgctggaATATTTCCCTCTGGACGACGCCGGCGCCCGCAGGACCGTGCGCTACAAAACTCTCTTTGAGGGCTTTGCCAAAATCGATGGGAAATCTTCTGAAGGTCAAGTGAGG GtacagagaaaagcagcagcagaagcagagaaaCAGACACAGGATGTAATGCAAATTCTAAAAGGCTACCCAGCAGCTCTGAAGTTAGAGTTACAAGCAGAGGTTGAAGCTGAAGAG GAGAAAGAATCTTATTTTCAGAAGACAGAGAATCAAG GTTACCAGGTATATGaagctacagcagcagagatTCAGGAGGAGCTTTCCTCTGTTGCAAATTACCTGGATAA CTTGTGTATATTTTGTGGTGAAAGGAACGAGACCTTCACTGAGGAAGGGTTGGATCTGCACTACTGGAAGCACTGCCCCATGCTAACCCGCTGTGAGCACTGCAAACAG ATGCTGGAGATCTGCAGCCTGACAGAGCACCTGCTGACTGACTGTGACAAAAGGGGCAGCTTTGGGAGGTGCCCACGCTGCAGAGAGGCCGTGCCCAGGGATGAGCTGCCCAAACACATAAAGAGCAGGATTTGCAATC CTGCCAAACCAGAACATGTGGCAAACCACTGCCCTTTGTGCCATGAGAACTTTCCTCCTGGAGAAGAG GCCTGGAGATATCACCTgatgaacagagatggctgcaAAATGAACCAGCGGAGGACATCCCTCCTGAACAAAACCATTCTGGTGCAGCCTG ccaAAGTAGTTGGCCACTATTTAAGGAGACCAGGTCCTTCAGGAGCAAAGTTTCAATCTCCTTCAATAGGAGGCAAGATCAGAACTCGAGGGGGCTCAAATAAAAACGCTGGCAAAACATACTCCAAGCGATGA
- the DFFB gene encoding DNA fragmentation factor subunit beta isoform X2, producing the protein MAEPLRPFRLRGCGSPQKFGVAAGSLRGLLRKGCRLLQLPLAGSRLCLYEDGTELTESYFRALPPQTELVLLGPGESWRGCASDIELLLAAFCSQQGALVEAARRLLTDERAPHRQKLLADLIHNLSENILAENREDDKKWFEGLESRFKNKSSYLRHSCESRMRGYMREVSGFISNVHPAAQDAYRGIMDLMADKLKSVKYNGCYFDRREEEEAARLCTAEGWFSCQGPFDRDDCPCKHSINPYSNRESRILFSTWNLDHVIEKKRAVVPELAEAVKTRDGREVNWEYFYQLLFTLDNLKLVHIACHKKTNHNLSCDKTRIYRKRKQTHEIS; encoded by the exons ATGGCGGAGCCGCTGCGGCCCTTCCGCCTGCGCGGCTGCGGCAGCCCGCAGAAGTTCGGCGTGGCGGCCGGGAGCCTGCGCGGGTTGCTGAGGAAGGGCTGCCGACTGCTGCAG CTTCCCTTGGCAGGCAGCCGCCTGTGCCTGTACGAGGACGGCACGGAGCTGACCGAGAGCTACTTCCGAGCGCTGCCGCCGCAGAcggagctggtgctgctgggcccCGGGGAGAGCTGGCGGGGCT GTGCCAGCGACAtcgagctgctcctggccgcgttctgcagccagcagggcGCTCTGGTGGAGGCTGCGCGGAGGCTGCTGACGGACGAGCGGGCTCCCCACAGGCAGAAGCTGCTGGCGGATCTCATCCACAACCTGAGCGAAAACATCCTGGCCGAGAACAGGGAGGATGATAAGAAATGGTTTGAAG GGCTGGAGTCTCGGTTCAAGAACAAATCCAGCTACCTGCGGCATAGCTGTGAGAGCAGAATGCGGGGCTACATGAGAGAG GTTAGTGGTTTTATTTCAAACGTTCATCCTGCAGCACAGGATGCCTACAGAGGGATAATGGACCTGATGGCAGATAAACTGAAATCCGTGAAGTACAACGGGTGCTACTTTGAcagaagggaggaggaggaggcagcacgCCTGTGCACCGCGGAGGGGTGGTTCTCCTGTCAG GGCCCTTTTGACAGAGATGACTGCCCGTGTAAGCATTCCATCAACCCCTACAGCAACAGGGAAAGCAGGATCCTCTTCAGCACCTGGAACCTCGACCACGT AATTGAGAAGAAACGTGCTGTTGTCCCAGAACTGGCAGAAGCTGTCAAAACACGAGACGGGAGAGAAGTGAACTGGGAATACTTCTATCAGCTGCTGTTTACCCTGGATAATTTAAAACTCGTACATATTGCTTGCCATAAGAAAACCAATCATAACCTCAGCTGTGACAAAACCAGAATTTACAGAAAGAGGAAGCAAACCCATGAGATTTCCTAG
- the DFFB gene encoding DNA fragmentation factor subunit beta isoform X1: MLLMDAGRIWRCWTGPGLAGAAAPGRAGAARCGWGPARSRGLTRSKGFTRSRGLTRSRGFARPEPGSRPEPGFHQEPGSHPEQGSHPEPGSHPPAGQLPLAGSRLCLYEDGTELTESYFRALPPQTELVLLGPGESWRGCASDIELLLAAFCSQQGALVEAARRLLTDERAPHRQKLLADLIHNLSENILAENREDDKKWFEGLESRFKNKSSYLRHSCESRMRGYMREVSGFISNVHPAAQDAYRGIMDLMADKLKSVKYNGCYFDRREEEEAARLCTAEGWFSCQGPFDRDDCPCKHSINPYSNRESRILFSTWNLDHVIEKKRAVVPELAEAVKTRDGREVNWEYFYQLLFTLDNLKLVHIACHKKTNHNLSCDKTRIYRKRKQTHEIS, from the exons ATGCTGCTTATGGATGCGGGGCGGATCTGGCGATGCTGGACGGGGCCGGGACTAGCGGGTGCCGCAGCTCCGGGCCGGGCTGGAGCTGCCCGCTGCGGTTGGGGTCCCGCCCGGAGCCGGGGTCTCACCCGGAGCAAGGGTTTCACCAGGAGCCGGGGTCTCACCCGGAGCAGGGGTTTCGCCCGCCCGGAGCCGGGGTCCCGCCCGGAGCCGGGGTTTCACCAGGAGCCGGGGTCTCACCCAGAGCAGGGGTCTCACCCGGAGCCGGGGTCTCACCCGCCCGCGGGGCAGCTTCCCTTGGCAGGCAGCCGCCTGTGCCTGTACGAGGACGGCACGGAGCTGACCGAGAGCTACTTCCGAGCGCTGCCGCCGCAGAcggagctggtgctgctgggcccCGGGGAGAGCTGGCGGGGCT GTGCCAGCGACAtcgagctgctcctggccgcgttctgcagccagcagggcGCTCTGGTGGAGGCTGCGCGGAGGCTGCTGACGGACGAGCGGGCTCCCCACAGGCAGAAGCTGCTGGCGGATCTCATCCACAACCTGAGCGAAAACATCCTGGCCGAGAACAGGGAGGATGATAAGAAATGGTTTGAAG GGCTGGAGTCTCGGTTCAAGAACAAATCCAGCTACCTGCGGCATAGCTGTGAGAGCAGAATGCGGGGCTACATGAGAGAG GTTAGTGGTTTTATTTCAAACGTTCATCCTGCAGCACAGGATGCCTACAGAGGGATAATGGACCTGATGGCAGATAAACTGAAATCCGTGAAGTACAACGGGTGCTACTTTGAcagaagggaggaggaggaggcagcacgCCTGTGCACCGCGGAGGGGTGGTTCTCCTGTCAG GGCCCTTTTGACAGAGATGACTGCCCGTGTAAGCATTCCATCAACCCCTACAGCAACAGGGAAAGCAGGATCCTCTTCAGCACCTGGAACCTCGACCACGT AATTGAGAAGAAACGTGCTGTTGTCCCAGAACTGGCAGAAGCTGTCAAAACACGAGACGGGAGAGAAGTGAACTGGGAATACTTCTATCAGCTGCTGTTTACCCTGGATAATTTAAAACTCGTACATATTGCTTGCCATAAGAAAACCAATCATAACCTCAGCTGTGACAAAACCAGAATTTACAGAAAGAGGAAGCAAACCCATGAGATTTCCTAG
- the CCDC27 gene encoding coiled-coil domain-containing protein 27 isoform X2, with amino-acid sequence MEIQESELRRIRSEKELLQKQLREREVQLQAVSDKLCSLTEEQRQEEAVVMMEEENHNLQRVVIEQELQMAEQHKLISELQGTISQLQAEVVTTRLHLLTQKQAQKETQSQVETLQHTELQSRVALELISSKFERFRNKIIQATFSVEGSQDPQGELTDDEVLEAVQKIFNERTEFQQMLKNKGSKTSLLSSDSSTASQARRRKSSRMERL; translated from the exons ATGGAGATCCAAGAATCTGAGCTTCGGAGAATCAGATCTGAAAAGGAATTGCTCCAGAAGCAGCTCAGAGAGAGAGAAGTCCAGCTCCAAGCTGTGTCTGACAAG CTTTGCAGCCTCACAGAAGAACAGAGGCAGGAAGAAGCGGTGGTGATGATGGAGGAGGAGAACCACAACCTTCAACGG GTTGTTATAGAACAGGAACTCCAGATGGCTGAGCAGCACAAGCTCATCAGTGAGCTACAGGGGACAatcagccagctgcaggctgaggtTGTGACCACCCGCCTCCACCTCCTGACGCAGAAACAGGCCCAGAAGGAGACCCAGAGCCAGGTTGAGACACTGCAGCACACGGAGCTGCAAAGCAGAGTGGCACTGGAGCTCATCAGCAGCAAG TTTGAAAGGtttagaaacaaaataatcCAGGCTACGTTCAGCGTGGAGGGCAGCCAGGACCCCCAGGGCGAGCTCACAGATGATGAAGTGCTGGAGGCAGTGCAG AAAATCTTTAACGAGCGGACGGAGTTCCAGCAGATGCTGAAGAACAAGGGCAGCAAGACATCACTGCTCAGCAGcgacagcagcacagcatcaCAAGCTAGGAGAAGGAAATCCTCCAGGATGGAAAGGCTCTGA